The Leishmania panamensis strain MHOM/PA/94/PSC-1 chromosome 19 sequence genome contains the following window.
tgcgggagAGGCGTATGTACATTAAATCTCCTACACTCGTAGTTCtgcccatacacacacgtatgcgtacgtgtgtgtacTTCGTGTCTTTCCTTCCAACTTTGTTGTACGTCTGCCTCTTTCGTCTTGACGACGAGATCAgctgcgaagaagaaaacaaaacgcaCGGCCTCCCCAGGCAAAGCCAACGTGCAGtgcgagggaagagaaacagcAACGAACGATAAAGCGAGGGACCCTTGCGCGATTCTGCTCTCTGCCCAATCGAGGAAAAAGGCGGCTGGGATCTGTGAGCGACCAAGATATCTCAGCAGATGTGTGGAGAGGTGCTGTGGTGTGGCAGGAGAGGATTTCGAGCAACGAATATGCTTGCTCTGTTAGCGTCGCGCGTACAGCGGATGCGGGCTAAGGTGTCGTTCACCCCCCAACTCTTCACTCCCTGCAAAAGGGTGCAAAAGCCAGTCATTCTGAAGAGGCATACGCACATACATATCTTCGCTGCTGGATACCGGCTTGTCTGGTGGCACTAGTGCACCCACGCGGCCCCAAAGGAATCCCCGCGCTTTCTGTATTAACCTCTATTTTATGATCCTCCTCCCTGGCTATTCGCCCTCTTAGTTTCACTTCTCCAtgcgtcccccctccctcgcaccCAttcgttctcttttccccgCCTGTCGttcgcctcttccccccccccccctccctccaccgaCATCGCTCCTCATTGAATGAGCATGTCTGACCTGTGTTCCGCCCAGCAAGCGGTGTTGccgttttgttgttgctgtgctgATGTGCGCTCGAGTAGGGTATTCGGTAGCAGCACAACTGCAGCATCGttgccacctctctctcttctcttctgacCCTTCAAAGGTACGAGCTGCAGGTTCaaacaagagagacgcaTAGCACCATTggggcgcctctctcgcgtgTTGCATCACGCCACACAcactttccctcttcttctagATTCCCCTCATCTGTTCCTGCTCTCCGTTGGTATTCACTGCCACACGCTCACCTCGTAGAAGTTGACTTGCGCGTTGGTGTCTTACCACTTTTGCAGAAGCGGAGGCACTCATtctgtgctcttcttcctgtTTCGCTCTTGTGCATACGCTACGGGGACGCTCTTGAGTTAAAGTGCGCGCTAACCACGTCCGTGTGCGCCATGACACATGCGTGCCTGAGGCGGAACATCCGATTCATCTGCTGACACCATCACTAccacccgccgccgcttttcttttgtcgCTGCTTTCCATCGCCAGCTCAGTCGCTAACTTCAGTATTGCTGTTGTTCTGATCGTTTCCCGTTGACCCTAACAAGCGAAACACGAAGGAAAACAGTGAGTGacgggaggaggcggaggaagagacaagaagagaggtaGGACAACGGCACACACCCAAACAATCCCCCccaaaacacgcacacatgagCGGGCCCGTCCCTCGTCAGCGGCGCATCTCAGATtgtctccttccccccctcccctcttctctctttgccgaGTTGTCTGCTCTCTGAGCagctcgctctccccctttccactTGATCATTTTTCATAGGAAAACAAAATACGTCAAACAAACGCAACAGCCCGAATCGACACACATCAAAGGAGGTAAAACAGCAGAGCAGGAAGGTcaatgctgcgccgctgttctGCTCTGTTCGACATCACGGCTGTACCGACCTGCGTCTTGCcggttgccgctgctgatgccacTGCTTTCTCGAATGCGACAAGCAACCTCATGTCAGATGTGGACAAGAAGGATCCGCAATACAAGCAGATCTTTCTGGAGCGTTTCCGCAAGAAACTGCAGTCGGACAAGACGGGCATGAGCGACTTGGAGAGCTTTGTGGAGCTGCCAGAGGGTATcacgccggtggcggcgtccaTTGGTCCTATCAAGCGAGGTAGTGAGCCGCTCCCGCCGTGGTTGAAGCTGAATGTGCCGAAGGGTATGACGCACCGCCCTCGGTTCAACCGCATCCGTCGCAGCATGCGCGAGAAGAAGCTTTCCACCGTGTGCGAGGAGGCCAAGTGCCCTAATATTGGGGAGTgctggggcggcggcgaggacaATGGCACGGCGACAGCCACCATTATGGTGATGGGCTCGCACTGCACTCGGGGGTGTCGATTTTGCTCTGTGCTGACAAGCCGTCGCCCACCTCCGCTGGATCCGGACGAACCAGAGaaggtcgctgctgccgtgcacgAGATGGGTGTGGACTACATCGTAATGACGATGGTTGACCGCGACGACTTGCCTGACGGTGGCGCCTCGCACGTGAGCCGCTGCATCCGCACCATTAAGGAGCAAAATCCGAAGTTGATGCTGGAGGCCCTCGTCGGGGACTTCCACGGTGACCTGAAGGTGGTAGAGCAGTTAGCGGCTACCCCACTGAGCGTCTATGCGCACAACATCGAGTGCGTAGAGCGCATTACGCCGCGCGTACGTGACCACCGCGCCACGTACAAGCAGTCACTGCAAACACTGGAGCACGTCACGAAATGGACGAATGGTAAGATGCTCACGAAGAGCAGCATCATGCTCGGCCtcggcgaggaagaggaagaggtgcggcAGACGCTGCGTGATCTGCGCACGGCTGGTGTGTCAGCAGTAACCCTTGGCCAGTACCTACAGCCCTCACGCACCCGCCTGAAGGTGTCTCGCTATGCCCACCCGAAGGAGTTCGAGAtgtgggagaaggaggcgatGAGCATGGGCTTCCTCTACTGTGCTTCAGGCCCAATGGTGCGCAGCTCCTACAGGGCAGGCGAGTACTACATCAAGAACATTGTGAAGCAGCGCGAGAACGCCAAGGGTGCAACGACCATGGAGgccgtcaccgctgccgatgcagttgctgctggcgcgtGAAAAGGTGCCCGTTTGGTGGGTATGTTGTCTGGATGGTAAGGCTGAAGGGAGCAACGTCGCTGAtccccttgctgctgctttgtgaTAGTGTTTGGGTGTGGAACTGGTGCGGCGTGGTGTGTTGTTGCGCGATTTCTCTAACATTTagctctccacctcccccccttccggcacagacagagaagtGCGTTCTCGTTTGGTTTGGTTCTGCTCCTCCGTGTGTTGTGTGCTGGTGTGCCCGCGCATGGTGCGTGTcgcgtttttctttcgttcttcGGCTTCGATGCGTCTGTTTACTCCTGTAGTCTTGCACTGTGGCAAAGCTTTTTTATACCTCGAAAAAGGGAGTCGGAAAGGGGGCGGGGCGCTACAGTGCTCCGCCCCTCACCACCTCATCGTTGTGGGTCGCGAGCATGCTTTGCCAAGCGAGATGGCACTGAGGGGGAAACCGggcctcctcctttgccaACCCAGCGGAAGTGAGCATTGGGGTTGGGGAGGTGTTGAACACCGCCCCCCTTTTGGCGTTGTGCTCACTTGCTTTTTATttgtgctgcctctgcgtgtCTGACCTGAGCTGCTGGTACTTGGCCTTTTGGCACTTCACAGGCATCCGTGTCTACCGCAAACTCGCAGGAAGTCATCGCACGGCGTTGCGGGCCAGCTGTTGGCCAGCAGAGCAGTAACGCgcactttctcttcctcacgGGTGTCTATTGTAGCCCACCACTTTACTAAtccgcccctcttcccctctctggCGTCTTTTGATTGCCATCCTTTCATCTTCGATGGACGCGTCACCTCCCTGCAACCCACTACACACGTACACGAAATCGGGAcagccttctctctctctctcttcctgttcaccgccccccccccccccgtccccTTCCTCTCAGCAACCTCGACTGAAGAGCAGCGAACGGCACCCTGCGCACGCGTCTCTGCCCCATTCCTCGTCGCTTTCTGCGCAGCCCGTCTTATCGTCCTCTGTCTGAGCGCGTTGCTTTTCCCGCCACTCTGCTGCATCTCTTGCCTTTTCTCCCAGCGTTTTGTGTATAACTGGCAAGCTGGTGTGATAACGCCCGCGAAGTGCTTGCAGTGGAGATCTCGGAACCTGCAGACGTGCGCGCACGCTGTGTCGTGGATGGCCTGACACACGGATAGCTGCCGCAGTTGTACTTTGCATTTTGGAAAGCCAGAGGCcaacgagagcgagagagcgagagagagacagcacaACGAAGGGGACACGCGTACACAGGCGCGCCTATTCCGGAAATCTTCCCGTACACATATTGCCCTGGAGGAAGTCAGTGGCGTCTCAGTACTGGAGACACCACTCGCAACAACGGAAAAAAAGTAACGCATACCTCGggcccatacacacacccacaccacacacgcccacccTCTGTGCGGATCCACTTCACtccgctcttctcccttttttttcagGAACGTTTTCATTGTCTCATTTGGttgatctcctcctcctccccccctctccccctctcttcttctgttctTAGGCCTCCATTGCATCAGCGTTGGGTTGTCTTTTTCGACTTGAGGGTTTCTGCCTTACCattatatatatacacacatatatatattcgttctcgttgctgttgctgccccctccccctcccccacctctctcttcctccctctgtgtTTTTACGCtggtgtgtgtctctgggtgggtgggtgtgcgtcGGCGGCTGatttgttttctcttttcagtTGCATCTTGGACTTGTCTTTCTTCCACTCACTCACCTCCACGCCACAGCACGCTAACGGCCGTgttgcccctcctcctccgtctcctgTGCGCACGcatcttcctcttccttccgcagaggggtgaggtgcaaagcagcgaagaCAACGAAACGGCAGAGCAAACACGCACCCCAACACGCTCACAcgcccatacacacaaacaggaaaagccgccgcagcagcagcagcagtagaaCGGTATTGCTATACATCTACATATTACGCACAAATCgttattattttttttttgctgtcCTGATTGGCgacctcctctgccttctcgttGATGTATTGTGCTTCTCCCTTTGCTGCTTGCGAGGTAGGCGCTTTGTTCGCTCggtctctcccccacccacccccctctctctctctctccatcttcttGCTTCTcattgctgctgttgcggttGTTGTTTGGATTGAAGTAGGAGGACGAAACACTGTAGCCGCCCACACTCGCATACATCCCCTCTCTGGACTCTCGAACTGCGGGGCTGACGACgatttttcctccttttcgtttaCGTGCTTAATTTTGCTtcgctgcactgcggctgtTTGTGCCCTTTTCTGTTcatgtgtatgcgtgcgtgcttcTTGTGGAGTTTATCTTCTTGCTTGGTTTcattttctccccttttcgcttcctctccGAGTGGGGCGCTTGGACTCTGTGGTGCTGGTGAGCAAGTGGGCGTACGCGTCTGTGTGCAGGAGCGGAAGTGAaggccctcccctctcgctgctcttgtctctgtttttttcttttccttttcctctccggAAGCGCAATAGCGCAGtgtacatatatatatatatatttttcaATTGAATGTGTGGCCACGGCAAGTGGCCGGAAGAAAGGGATTAGGCCACAGGGTGACTACTCTGACATCACCAGGACGCcactccccttccccgtCGCGGTCCTTCACGccacctccctcaccactgccgcctcacGCATTCTCGCATTATTTTTGTTTTACCGTTTTAGTTTTGCTTGCGTGTTCTTCATTGCGTAATTGCGCTCCCTACACTTCCCCACCGTCGATTTTTCGCTCTTGGATTTGTATTCATTCCTCTCCCGTTCTCTTCTCTACCCCCTGATGTCAACTAGCGATCGCCTGACGGATGCATATCACAGCTCCGAGTCGTCGGCTAaggctctctctttcactctcaCCGATGCGCACTGTGTCAAGTGCAGGAAAGCGCTAAAGGCATCAATCGCTCCcttcgctg
Protein-coding sequences here:
- a CDS encoding lipoic acid synthetase, mitochondrial precursor, putative (TriTrypDB/GeneDB-style sysID: LpmP.19.0330) yields the protein MSDVDKKDPQYKQIFLERFRKKLQSDKTGMSDLESFVELPEGITPVAASIGPIKRGSEPLPPWLKLNVPKGMTHRPRFNRIRRSMREKKLSTVCEEAKCPNIGECWGGGEDNGTATATIMVMGSHCTRGCRFCSVLTSRRPPPLDPDEPEKVAAAVHEMGVDYIVMTMVDRDDLPDGGASHVSRCIRTIKEQNPKLMLEALVGDFHGDLKVVEQLAATPLSVYAHNIECVERITPRVRDHRATYKQSLQTLEHVTKWTNGKMLTKSSIMLGLGEEEEEVRQTLRDLRTAGVSAVTLGQYLQPSRTRLKVSRYAHPKEFEMWEKEAMSMGFLYCASGPMVRSSYRAGEYYIKNIVKQRENAKGATTMEAVTAADAVAAGA